The following DNA comes from Miscanthus floridulus cultivar M001 chromosome 5, ASM1932011v1, whole genome shotgun sequence.
atgtCCTTATCGACAGCGagacgcctgtggtgacttcgtgaatttcTAGATCTGCCTGCTCAGTTCTTtgaaggtgctcataggggtaggattTGTGTAcatgtgttcataggggtgagtgtgtgtGCGTGTTGTGGGCGTCTTCGTTGTACCATGTAATTAAAAAAACGGACCCCTGCAGTTTTGGATCTGCCTCGTTGCGCTGTACAATGTACATTGACTTATTTTATTTGGTTGGAATCTCGAGCGAAGAAGCTGGCTTGTTTGGTTGACTCGGTCGTGCTTAGCTGCTGCGTTTAGCGGAACCCTCGGTACTTAACAACGTGGCATccctttcaaatttcaaattcaaAACAACAACAGCGACGTGGCATCGCCACCAGCCCAACCCACGTCCACGACTATGATTTCAGCCCATTTGTGGAAGACATGGGTCGGGATGAAAAGGCTACTTTAACTGGACGTGGGTTGGTCTGGTTCTTAGTACAAAGGGAATGAAGAAACGGCTTGGTCCTGGCCCCCCTTCAGCCCAATACTCAACAAAGACCGCACCTACTAGGCCCAGTACGCTTCCGTGTGCGCCTGCAGAGCAGCTTGATCAATCGGCGCTTCAAGGCCCATACATAACCGATCGCATTCTGAGTTTCTGACTTTAAACCGTGAATTTTCATCTGTTTCGCCAAAATTTGATTTTTCTGGAGCCCAAGCTTATCCCTTTTTCTCCAAGTTTATTTACCCTGCAGTGCAATGCGATGCATGCTGCTGCTGCATCGGCAACTATTACAATCTGTCTCCGGTCTCCACTCTGTGATGTCTCATCTGAACTGGGAAAAGGCAACAAACTGATTGGATTCCGGCAAAATAAAACAGGACAAGATCAGGACCATTCACCTGTTCATCAATTTCTGAATGAACCACCACTCTTCTTACTTGTCCCCTACAAGTTACAACAATTTTCACTTCTTTTCCTTACGTACAGATGATTTCACAATTTCATTCGCAACCCCAAATTAGCATGAACAAACGTTGTTTGCACACGATGACACGAATATAATGAACCAGGAGTTCTTGATCCATACATGTCGCGTTTTTCTAATGCCAATTACAAAATCATGGAGCAAGAAGCAGCTTGCTCTATATCAACAGATCAAGAATTAATCTCTCAAAGCCCAGCTAATAACTAACCAGCTACAGAACACACAAAAGACACCAAAAAGACTGGAGAAAGAATCGatcaaaaggagaagaaaagaaaacagGATTCGCCTTACAAGCTGCCGCGGCAGGAACTGAGACGACGGACGAGACCAATGCATATGCATGACGGCCGTGATCATCGCTCGCTGCCCTAGCCTCTGCAGcgggtgatggcggagcagccccgGGAGTAAGGGTTAGCCGGCGCGCCCGGCCGGCAGTTGTAGTAGGACGCGCCGCGGTACGAGCACGGCACGCGCCCGCGGCTCATGGCGTCGTAGCTGATGTACCCGCCGTAAcccagctccctcctggccatGCCGCCGCCGCAGACGCACTCCTCCACCGTGCCCGTGCACGCCGCGCCGCGATCGGCCCACCTGTCCGGATccaccaccgtcgtcgtcgtcgtctggcCGGCCGTCCGCGGGGCGCCCGCGGCGACAAGGACGAGGGCCACGGTGGCGACGGCGACCGCGAGCACGGCGCGGCTCGGTGGCCGGTCGACGTGCGCCATCCGTTTGCTAGCTGCCCCGGCGCGGCGGTGCCGGTGCGCGCTCGATCTCCTCCCGCTCAAGATGGGTGATATTTTTTCTTTTGCTTCTCAGCAAGACCCGATACTAACGGCTAATGGAAGTGAAGTGCTTGCTCGCTCGCTGGATCATGATCTCGATCCGTGACGACATGGCAATATCAATATGTCGCGCCTGCCGCGCGGCATTAATATACGGGGAGGCGTCTTgtccgcgcgcgcgcgccgctgcACATGAGGCCACAGCTGCGCCGGCTGTTTCTGGCACGTCGGGGGCCAGGGAGCACGTGCCAACGCTCCCGTTTCCTACCATATCTTGCTTGGATGTAAGCTCCAGCTAGCTCCAGACACAGGCTAGCCCTTGCTGGTTTTCTGTGTCTCATCTGCCCATCAGATCTGCAGGCTGGCTGCTGCGGCGGCTGTTTCAGTCTCAAGTTattactttctttctttctttgtaaAGACAGCATCCACTTTCGTTCCTTACCACTACCGCAGAGAGCGTTAGGTTGATGATTCGTTTGTATGTTGTATGAGCATAGGTGTAGAAGATCGTTTCCCATTGCAATGTAGGTCTGGATTCAATGAGTATATATATACTAGATAGTTGTATGCCATGCAATTTTAATGTGCCTTTATTTTGAATTAGAGACCATGAGTTTGGCCATGAGATTGATGCGTGCTCCATTACCAATACACTGTAGGTTAGGATTACAATGTAGGTCCTTGATTTATGGATCAATTATCCGTAGTTATTCATTTTGAGATTAGCCTACATAaagatcagttttttttttttttgtatgaaGTACATGGACACAATCTTGTAACCTTGCATCATGGAGGTAGTGTGGAGACCGGTAAGTATGGTTATGTTGAGTTTATAATGGAATGCAAAGGGTGTCTATGCATGGTCTTCAGGACTCGACCATCATTTAGGTAGTATGGACAAGCTTAACCTTGCATGTGCATTTAGTTGAGGAAACTGTAAGCTAGTTGTGCACATATACGTCACTCGTTACTGCAAGCCGCTTTCTAgtctacagcctgttcgtttcgtcgtaaacgatcgtggattatttactgctgactgatttaactgatttaatgtgagagaaaaatattgttccagcttataatccacgatcttaTACGATCATATAAGCCTAGCCGAACATGCCGTAGGTCTTTCATGATAAACAAAAGGGCCGAATTGGAACAAAAAAAATATTGTGCCTTGTTTTATTCGTATCACTACTTCCACATGATCTCTgaaaacatgcatgcatgtgtttgCTCTTATTACATCGCTCAACTGCGCATAAATACTCATCAGTTGGATACTTTCAAATTGGGCGTGCCGAGCGGCATCTCATCCCCAGATGACAACCTGCGCTCGCCGGATAGTGGTCTGACTCCTAGCGAATCGCCTCCTGGTGGACCACCTCCTGGCGGACCACCTCCCGGCGGGCACTCAAAGGTACACATGCATTGTTGGTTAAACGGGATCCGGCCCTTGCAATACCcgccgacaccgaggccatgtTGAACGCATGAGTTTGCACAGTCCTTATTGCTCATGCATCGTCCGTGGTAAAAACCATTACGCCTGCTGCAGATAGCTGCCTCCGCACCTACGTACAATCATAACCCGCTCAGTGATTAGGACCATATGCATCACATAAACTCGATCTTGAACAGAGCTTCACAGTAATATATAGCTCCATAGTGCAGGAGGTATGTCACCAAGTGTCCAGATAGGAGCAGTTTTTTCCTTTAGTATTTCAACGAACTTCATAAGCATAAAGGTTGTTTTAGTTACTTACAATAGGCCACGAGGAGCAAGGCGAGGATGAAGACAACAGGCGCCGCTACAATCTTGTTAGATGCCATGGTTATTTGGTGTGAGGAAAAGAGCATATACATGCTCAATATTTATAGTGGTTTCTTAGGCCTCTGGTACATTCAGTGTTCTAGCTAGATGGCTATCTCTACCTCTATATCTATCTAAGTCttactatatatatatctaaTCTACTCCCTCCATCTTAGAACGTAGCTTCATTTATCATTTAAATTTTTCTCAAAATACAACTATGTTTGACTTTCTGGGGGATTTAAATGGTGAACAGAATAGCTATACTACCCTTCCACTTGATTTATGAGCACAATTAGTGGAAATAAATGCTAGCATACTAGCATGCATATTTATAATTAATTACCATTGACACAAGGCAGGCATAGCTGCCATACATAAACTACACGCACATGTAGGGACAAGTTTAATGCAGACCATATTACAGCCTGTTCGGCGGCctgtatctggcttataagccttggcttatcagccagccaatagtattttcctcttacaccaaaccagccagcagtactttcagccatggcttataagccaatccagccgAAACAAACAGGCTGTTAGTCCTTTTACTATTGTCCTTATTAATTTGTCTGGAAATATTATTATGTGATTCTATGTCTATTTGTTtgcctatctatctatctatcaatctatctatctatctatccgcATCAAACTActatctgtctatctatctacatatctatctatctatctatctatctacatatctatctatctatccatccatccatctatCCCTGTCTGTCTATATGTTATCTGTGTGTCTTCATCCATCCATCAATCCATCTATTTGTCTATCTATCTAGTGGATTTTGATTTGTCctagtcaaactatcttaaagcTGACAAAAAcattattttattttttgcattCTCATATGAGCTTTTTTAGGTGCGAAACTTTTAGCCTAGCGTGGAATTCACGTTATTAACTTGATGTAATTTTTATGGGATTTATTGTGGAGAACTGCTTACAAAATTAAGCTATGGTAATTTTTATGAGCTTTTTTAGGTGTGAAATGTTTCATGTCCCAGTTTCCAAGAATCAAATGTGTCGGAAACAGTGTTGTTGACAAGTTTCATCCCCATGAGACTCTTCATCTCATAAAACTTCTAGCATCTCTCTCTTCATCTATACTATACCATGTCAACTCATGTAATGCCATTACACTCCCACGAAACCTCCCACTAAGACTAACCTAGTATGTATGTTGCATGGGGAACCTTGAACTATTACTAAATAAATCTAGCCTGTCtttattttctttcttgatgtgtacaggcccgatcttccgagaggtagctggtaagttcgatttgtggagatctcgacgttggcgatccggcttcaaatcagacacgattcgaaccctgcaaccgttacaccactgctccgttggttatcaaccaagcacaacttgtgatgtgtacaggcccgatcttccgagaggtagccggtaagttcgatttgtggagatctcgacgttggcgatctggcttcaaatcagacacgattcgagccctgcaaccgttacaccactgctccgttggttatcaaccaagcacaacttgattgacctcgccaagaaggcttttcctgcaagcgaatcgaagagcacaagcaagaaggtaaaacacgcaatctgaaattgcaaatatgaatgacgcgaatatcaatagagggttcaagaactcggttccaaaggactaatcgacacagtggaggagatcaagaacgggggccctggatcactgtaaaaggatttgtcaccacagttacaatgaatgattcagtttctcgatggaaaactaaactctaaacaaaacctaaTTGTGTAGCAACGGcggtggctgtgtttatagtctaagactcgacctagggttggggacggccaggggttggacgcccacaacttgggcttaaggcccgacacgatacatggccaagttggcccaaataggtgatgcagcaccttgccgtggtcacacagaatgatccacggaccttctggagctgggaccagatccaaaacgacggcatcgtcgtcccctttccaacgcatccaagaacggcccgtttcgatgtcgtatgaggaagttatgaccgaaacagtgatgacgtgtctgctgaatccgaggacgacgtggcagctgagttggaaacgaattgcaacttggggaagaccatggcgtcgatgtgtccagcgtggcaaTATCCTCATCATTTCTCTCTAGCACTTTCTCAACTAGAACCCTCTCTTCTTATCTATTCTTGACAGCAGCATCGCAGTCTCCTCTTCTCCCCGTTGGCGCAAGGAGAGGGAAACCTTGCTAGTGCACCAGAGAGTTCCAGCCAGAGGGGAGGTAGGGTGGTTGCCCGACCTCGCCCTATGGGTCTGTCAGCCTCTGTAGCAGGGAACATAATTTACAATAACAAACGAGACCCAAATATTGGACCTAATATAATTTGTCTTGATGTGCACTCTAATCAGAATAAAGAAAGCATTCACATATCCTCTTTGCATGGTTAATGTATGAACAAATCTTCGCTTAGTTTACATCCAGACTATTTTGATTGGTCCAATTTACACCTGAATCCGAATCCGGGTAATATTATAGTTATTTGTAGACGTAGTCGTATATATCCATCCGTATCTGATCTGTTTATGCCCCTACAACATTGCTTTGGGTTAAAGAAACAGTGACGTTACTCAGTTTGCTTTCACTTCACTTTCATGGGGATTCTGAGGCGCACAACCATCAGTATCAGTTATTAACTAACCATAATTTGGAGTCCATATCTGGCGTCCGTCGGGCAAAAACCAAATAGCAAAGGTGTGCTCTAGTAATTTTGTACTTGCAGCCTCTCGAGTTGTGTGAACTCTGAATTTCCAACTCTGGAGCCCTGATGCCAAATGTGCGCATATAGTGGCTTGTCGTATCTGTTGCCACTAGGAGTATTATCTGTTTTGTTTCAGTCCTTTGCTTTGGTTTTCATCTCTAGGCCCACATGTTGGAACACCAATACACGAGTAGCATAGGCCAAAGTAAACATAAGCTAATACCGTTGGAGCATTTGTGGATGTTTTACAGGGATGCTAGACAAAGCCTTCGCATCGGGCCTATGATGGAGCGAAGACCCTAGCGATTCAAGCGGAGGTCACGCATGCTTCAGGGGAGAAACCTAGAAAGCCTCTGCCGgcagcaagaaggaggcccgagcaCAATCCTAAAAAGACAGTCCAAAGGAGTCCACGGGTGGAGACTCAAAAGCGAGAGCGAAAGCACCGATGGTTCTGGCAGAGGCCTTGCTGTCTTCACTAGAGAAAGGGGCCTTCACAGCACCGCGGCCCAAGATTGGAGACAGGCTTTCAGTGGGCCCAAGGCTAAGGCCCAAGAAGCAAAGGCGGTGCAGGGGAAGAAGACCTAGGATGCCCCTGGAGATTTGAACTAGTGTTAgaatattctaggaatgtacCTTAGCTAGTCAAAGGGCAAACTTATACCATGAAGAAGTAGCCAAcagtgccctataaaaggggaagccgAATGCTATGTAAAGGAGGTTGGTGAGTTCATTAATGAAACCTTGACTGAGCCTAGGCCCACCCTCCATTTCACACACCTTGCGAAGGCCTTCTATCGGGGAACAATACTAggatacccgaagaggaggagctaatgaccatcaacattgattcatctgagcagtcaagagcgcgactacagctccgcctgaccccaaggccgtaggctctaccttgctcgacccttgggtttgtgctctgcctcgcccgacctttgggggcgggctccgcctcgcccaatcccgaggccgcgggctccgcctcacccgaccgtGGGGTTTGTGCTCCTgtctcgcccgatgtctagggggcgggctccgccttgcctgaccctaaggccacgggTGTGGTACAGAACCGTCCTGAAATAACGCACGGGTATGGTAGAACCGttcaaaataacacacttacggaggcgcttgtcttccactgacactaagcgcctcgagagcgagctacatcgggcgggttccatcgagcacaccccaagggagagcccgaatgatccacatttttcccgtaggatccaataatgagaacgagcttacattgcttagtccatttcatacatccagagttcttaaaaatggtaTTATTACATCACCAAatttagagtgcggaatattaaacagcagaatgaaaataaacaacaagtaaacatctatcgataataagcaaggatccatctgtgcccaccagaagaatccttcacacaacggctatgtctcaagcagtacctgcaacaggggtaaataaacccggaaaaagtctacttaacccccccacctatcatacttggtcctacttcaccccccaactatgaaaccgtctgttttaccccctgaactatctaaaatcgtctgttttaccccctggccGTTTTTCAGCAGGCGGGTTGCTACAGTAATAATAtggttgctacagtaacggtgggtttgctacagtgcctGCGTTTTGAATTTCTTTTAATTTATTTTcgatgaatttttgaaaaatcatagaaaaatcataaatgaaaaatctaattttattggactccacatgagtagatctacacagtgaatatatactacgatatgctttagtacaatttttttgtagctttagattaattggaaaatccaattttgtctgtaattaattagaatttatctatagctaagttatacatagtccaatgagtacgaaatttttactatagttcaagcatataataattagcgtaccataaaaatttcaccataattggaccatagaagctgtagctatgaattattccaattaattacagacaaaattagattttccaattaatctaaggctacagtaaaaattttgtactaaagtataccgtattatatattcactatgtagatctactcatgtagagtccaataaaattagatttttcattttatgatttttctatgatttactatgatttttcaaaaattcactgaaataaataaaaaaaggaaactcAAAACCACGGGTACTGTTGCAAATCcaactgttactgtagcaaacccgctgttactAGTACCAAAATCGCCGCTAGGAAAACcgctcagggggtaaaacagacgattttagatagttcagggggtaaaacagacggtttcatagttggggggtgaagtagaccaagtatgataggtgaggggttaagtagactttttctaaataaaccctgagtacacaatgtactcgcaagacttatccgactagtgagaataatttcccgactccaaggaatatgataagatttatggtttgttggtttccttTTTACAGAAAGAAATattaatagtgaatccttatttctgttattattagtagtcatgattctTTCATtacctagccattctatgtaagcatctattctactttcaagcaagagttgagcaaacagttctatttcatcatctttcatctttcagttcttactacgatgctagatttAGACAAGCCATATCCGGATtgcccggtgattcgtgaatcaatatgcccagctgggtactccgaaaacacacgccccgcttgtaccccaggcataagtaggaccaacccatcactctcctgtcatggggtccaggtccccagtccaaacttggactctaagcccccgctcctgagtctcggactcagtgcaggtgcttagacctccaccatccccgcctcccatcagtcggtccgaaaagagctagaacccacgataagagagcaacaagccttccctacgcccatacccaagtatgtgctcggaataataaatctgtgacttgcctagcgtccattgcaatgaccaggtccttaaccgacacagacagggaaagagtgtaaccaagctatgccccgttggccgcaggacacaacctcttacacccaccaatacccaaaccatatccctgcccagtctctATTTTtgtcctttccaccattttatcatgagtgataataatcatctattgtgagtaacgataggttactcacgctaccaaaatcctgagcatagcagctactcgacctatactagtaggactcataggtagacatatttatgcatgtagtttctataaaatgcctgtaacgtaaatgcacatcatatatatccagtgatcattcaaaataagggttatgcaccaaggcttgccttgggcaggtggggtgtcaacaaagtcagcaacgaacggctccggggctccctcctgtatgagaatctcctccttgtactccttaaTGATCTCCTAGTATTCCTGTTCGTCtgtaggcatgaactctaccaactcgttatctatatgcataaaatgatgatgcaacacttagtaatacggcaacagcaactcttaaaataaaatacggttatcaagctactaagctagctctaccgacaAAGATGataagttacctattattactagggatgaaaatggatcggatacggacggatatcaccgatattacatttgttttcatatttctgtccggatttggattcgaatacggatagtgtcaactatgtcggataggatatgattggatatcgacatcataaatatgcgatttgagtattcggatacggatacggtatcggatgttggatatccggactcggatacggacagatcccaacccctctaaacggattcggtttcgaatacggtcggaaaatatccgtaccgttttcatccctaattatcaccactaacaggtatgaaacatttcatacattaacttagcaactaaaggcattcttattCTCACTATCGATTTACTCTCTATATGGTAAAATAAGGAgcactagctactctatttatcaacctactctagggctacaaaatttacagtgagtgCTTAATAATGTTATGAGTCTTCTGTAAAGTTTTTAGAGATAGCACTTCTACCATTTCATCATGAA
Coding sequences within:
- the LOC136453980 gene encoding rapid alkalinization factor-like → MAHVDRPPSRAVLAVAVATVALVLVAAGAPRTAGQTTTTTVVDPDRWADRGAACTGTVEECVCGGGMARRELGYGGYISYDAMSRGRVPCSYRGASYYNCRPGAPANPYSRGCSAITRCRG